A single window of Kineococcus rhizosphaerae DNA harbors:
- a CDS encoding amidohydrolase, whose amino-acid sequence MTAPDLLFTGGAVLTMDGSGDRDGVASVLAVAGGKVAAVGGAELLATRGPRTAVVDLAGGAVLPGFQDSHVHAVAGGLQQLDCDLSGVHGADAYRRLIAGHAARHDGAWVEGAGWYGDVFDGGFPTREFLDELVPDRPAAFASHDCHSLWVNSRALELAGIDERTPDPADGRIVRDTAGRPTGLLLEGAVDLVNHLRPTIDEDRLRRALRQAQDSLHAVGITAWQDAIIGEALGLPDNHDVYRAASDEGWLTSRVTGALWWPRGGGPQDVERLVARRASSRGRFTTTAVKIVQDGVCENLTAALGRPYVGHPGETGLSFFDPDVLREDVRDLVAAGFDLHLHAVGDRAVRECLDALEPVHPQQVRGDLRHQIAHIDLIDPADVERMARLGVIANIQPLWARQDPVLVDTKLPYLDEGHRHAHFVFGALHRAGVALAMGSDWPVSDPTPLWGVHTAVNRTAPPADPHALDERSQHDPLLPGERLPVLTALQGYTRVAARANRLDHVSGTLTPGLDADLVVLDRNPLEVPAAELGTLRVRATAVAGEFVHEAWDRTPTARPTPTA is encoded by the coding sequence GTGACCGCCCCCGACCTGCTCTTCACCGGCGGCGCCGTCCTCACCATGGACGGCAGCGGCGACCGTGACGGGGTCGCGAGCGTGCTCGCGGTCGCCGGCGGGAAGGTCGCCGCGGTCGGCGGCGCGGAACTCCTCGCCACCCGCGGACCGCGGACCGCGGTCGTCGACCTCGCCGGTGGCGCTGTCCTGCCGGGCTTCCAGGACTCCCACGTGCACGCCGTCGCCGGCGGTCTGCAGCAGCTCGACTGCGACCTGTCGGGCGTCCACGGCGCCGACGCGTACCGCCGGCTGATCGCGGGGCACGCGGCCCGCCACGACGGCGCCTGGGTCGAGGGGGCGGGCTGGTACGGCGACGTGTTCGACGGGGGTTTCCCGACGCGGGAGTTCCTCGACGAGCTCGTCCCGGACCGCCCCGCGGCGTTCGCGTCCCACGACTGCCACAGCCTGTGGGTGAACTCCCGGGCGCTGGAGCTGGCCGGGATCGACGAGCGCACCCCCGACCCGGCCGACGGCCGGATCGTGCGCGACACCGCCGGTCGCCCGACGGGGCTGCTCCTCGAAGGCGCCGTCGACCTCGTGAACCACCTGCGCCCCACGATCGACGAGGACCGCCTGCGCCGCGCGCTGCGGCAGGCGCAGGACTCCCTGCACGCCGTCGGCATCACCGCCTGGCAGGACGCGATCATCGGCGAGGCGCTGGGCCTGCCGGACAACCACGACGTCTACCGGGCCGCGTCCGACGAGGGCTGGTTGACGTCCCGGGTCACGGGCGCGCTGTGGTGGCCGCGCGGCGGCGGGCCGCAGGACGTGGAGCGCCTCGTCGCCCGGCGCGCATCCTCCCGCGGGCGGTTCACCACCACGGCGGTCAAGATCGTCCAGGACGGGGTCTGCGAGAACCTCACCGCCGCGCTGGGCCGCCCCTACGTCGGGCACCCCGGGGAGACCGGCCTGAGCTTCTTCGACCCCGACGTGCTGCGGGAGGACGTCCGCGACCTCGTCGCCGCCGGTTTCGACCTGCACCTGCACGCCGTGGGCGACCGGGCCGTGCGCGAGTGCCTCGACGCCCTCGAACCCGTCCACCCCCAGCAGGTCCGCGGCGACCTGCGGCACCAGATCGCGCACATCGACCTCATCGACCCCGCCGACGTCGAGCGCATGGCCCGGCTCGGCGTCATCGCGAACATCCAGCCGCTGTGGGCCCGGCAGGACCCGGTGCTCGTCGACACGAAACTGCCGTACCTCGACGAGGGGCACCGGCACGCCCACTTCGTCTTCGGTGCCCTGCACCGCGCCGGGGTGGCCCTGGCGATGGGGTCGGACTGGCCCGTGTCGGACCCGACCCCGCTGTGGGGCGTCCACACCGCCGTGAACCGCACCGCGCCCCCGGCCGACCCGCACGCCCTGGACGAGCGGTCCCAGCACGACCCGCTGCTGCCGGGCGAGCGCCTGCCCGTCCTGACCGCCCTGCAGGGGTACACCCGCGTCGCCGCCCGGGCCAACCGCCTGGACCACGTCAGCGGGACCCTCACCCCGGGCCTGGACGCCGACCTGGTCGTCCTGGACCGCAACCCGCTCGAGGTGCCCGCCGCCGAGCTCGGGACCCTGCGCGTGCGCGCGACCGCCGTCGCCGGCGAGTTCGTCCACGAGGCCTGGGACCGCACCCCCACCGCCCGACCCACCCCGACCGCCTGA
- a CDS encoding aldehyde dehydrogenase family protein — translation MTETTDEPAGRTAAQWHEIADRVTFPTRAVVGGELVEAEGGRTRADVDPATGRELSQVPDCSEADVDRAVRAARESFDRGVWRGRSPAERKRVLLRLAELIAAHADELAVLESLDTGKLVAATSTVDVPGSAAILAWYAESVDKVYGEVAPTAAGNLAVVTREPVGVVAAVVPWNYPLETAIWKLGPALAAGNSTVLKPAEESPSTALRLGELALEAGLPPGVLNVVTGSGPVVGRALGRHPGVDAIAFTGSTEVGRLFLGYSAETRVRRLQLELGGKSPNVVFADAADLDAVADGVCAGIFSNSGEVCSANSRLIVERSIADDLLALVVRKAHAFQPGDPLDPATGMGPLVSDRHAGKVLDLVAAGKETSTLLTGGEVAGPRRTFVQPTVFTDVDRRSRIATEEVFGPVLAAFTFETEEQALDLAHDTPYGLAASVWSDSLSRAHRVAAQLRAGTVSVNCVDALDVTTPFGGFGQSGFGRDLSLHAFDAYTHLKTTWFAYGATS, via the coding sequence ATGACCGAGACGACCGACGAGCCGGCCGGCCGGACCGCCGCGCAGTGGCACGAGATCGCCGACCGGGTGACGTTCCCGACGCGGGCGGTCGTCGGGGGCGAGCTGGTCGAGGCCGAGGGGGGCCGCACCCGCGCCGACGTCGACCCGGCCACGGGCCGCGAGCTCTCGCAGGTCCCCGACTGCTCCGAGGCCGACGTCGACCGCGCCGTCCGCGCGGCCCGCGAGTCCTTCGACCGCGGCGTCTGGCGGGGGCGGTCCCCCGCCGAGCGCAAGCGCGTCCTGCTGCGGCTGGCCGAGCTGATCGCCGCCCACGCCGACGAGCTCGCCGTCCTGGAGAGCCTGGACACCGGCAAGCTCGTCGCGGCCACCAGCACCGTCGACGTCCCCGGCAGCGCCGCGATCCTCGCCTGGTACGCCGAGTCGGTCGACAAGGTCTACGGCGAGGTCGCCCCCACCGCCGCCGGGAACCTGGCCGTCGTGACCCGCGAACCCGTCGGCGTCGTCGCCGCGGTCGTCCCGTGGAACTACCCGCTCGAGACCGCGATCTGGAAGCTCGGCCCGGCCCTGGCCGCCGGCAACAGCACCGTCCTCAAACCCGCCGAGGAGTCCCCCTCCACCGCGCTGCGGCTCGGGGAGCTCGCCCTGGAGGCGGGGTTGCCGCCCGGGGTCCTCAACGTCGTCACCGGGTCCGGTCCCGTCGTCGGCCGCGCCCTGGGCCGCCACCCCGGCGTCGACGCGATCGCCTTCACCGGTTCCACCGAGGTCGGCCGGCTGTTCCTGGGCTACTCGGCCGAGACGCGCGTCCGCCGCCTCCAGCTCGAACTGGGCGGCAAGAGCCCCAACGTCGTCTTCGCCGACGCGGCCGACCTCGACGCCGTCGCCGACGGGGTCTGCGCCGGGATCTTCTCCAACTCCGGCGAGGTCTGCTCCGCCAACTCCCGCCTGATCGTCGAGCGGTCGATCGCCGACGACCTGCTGGCCCTCGTGGTGCGCAAGGCGCACGCCTTCCAGCCCGGCGACCCCCTGGACCCGGCCACGGGCATGGGGCCGCTGGTCAGCGACCGGCACGCCGGGAAGGTCCTCGACCTCGTCGCGGCCGGCAAGGAGACCTCGACGCTGCTGACGGGCGGCGAGGTCGCCGGTCCCCGGCGGACCTTCGTGCAGCCCACCGTCTTCACCGACGTCGACCGCCGCTCGCGCATCGCCACCGAGGAGGTCTTCGGCCCGGTCCTGGCGGCCTTCACGTTCGAGACCGAGGAGCAGGCCCTCGACCTGGCCCACGACACCCCCTACGGCCTGGCGGCCTCGGTGTGGTCGGACTCGCTGTCCCGCGCGCACCGCGTCGCCGCGCAGCTGCGCGCCGGCACCGTCTCGGTGAACTGCGTCGACGCCCTCGACGTCACCACCCCGTTCGGCGGGTTCGGCCAGTCCGGCTTCGGCCGCGACCTGTCGCTGCACGCGTTCGACGCCTACACCCACCTCAAGACGACGTGGTTCGCCTACGGCGCGACGTCGTGA
- a CDS encoding LysR substrate-binding domain-containing protein, with protein MARKADVTLTQLRYFIEAATCLSMTVAAQQLLVAQSAVSAAVAQLENQVGAQLFIRQRSKGLALTPAGQQLLGDARAVLSGLDEALDAARGMDNQVRGTIRIACFVTMAPFLLADVVSIVQEEHPHLEVEVLEVDADGARDALRSGQVELVISYDFGYPDDVRRETIAVVPAHVVLPAAHPLAARSRVPLRELAHERLILLDLPHSREYFLSVLAAAGVEPTIRHRSHGYETVRSLVAKGHGYSILNMRPRHDQTYDGRSVVTRAIADDVPALPFVIATLASVRTTARAQAVADAVRVAVGRQLSTRT; from the coding sequence GTGGCGCGCAAGGCGGACGTGACGCTGACCCAGCTGCGGTACTTCATCGAGGCGGCGACGTGCCTGAGCATGACGGTCGCGGCGCAGCAGCTGCTCGTGGCGCAGTCGGCCGTCTCGGCCGCCGTCGCCCAGCTGGAGAACCAGGTGGGGGCCCAGCTGTTCATCCGGCAGCGCTCCAAGGGGCTGGCGCTGACCCCCGCGGGTCAGCAGCTCCTGGGGGACGCCCGCGCGGTGCTGTCCGGTCTCGACGAGGCGCTCGACGCGGCCCGCGGCATGGACAACCAGGTGCGGGGGACGATCCGCATCGCCTGCTTCGTGACGATGGCACCGTTCCTGCTGGCCGACGTCGTCTCGATCGTGCAGGAGGAGCACCCGCACCTGGAGGTGGAGGTCCTCGAGGTCGACGCCGACGGGGCCCGGGACGCCCTGCGCTCCGGGCAGGTCGAACTCGTCATCAGCTACGACTTCGGGTACCCCGACGACGTCCGCCGCGAGACGATCGCCGTGGTCCCCGCCCACGTCGTCCTGCCCGCCGCGCACCCGCTGGCGGCGCGCTCGCGCGTCCCCCTGCGCGAACTCGCGCACGAACGCCTGATCCTGCTGGACCTGCCACACAGCCGGGAGTACTTCCTGTCGGTGCTCGCCGCGGCCGGCGTCGAGCCCACCATCCGGCACCGCTCGCACGGGTACGAGACGGTGCGCTCCCTGGTGGCCAAGGGGCACGGGTACTCGATCCTGAACATGCGCCCCCGCCACGACCAGACCTACGACGGCCGCTCGGTCGTGACCCGGGCCATCGCCGACGACGTCCCGGCCCTGCCCTTCGTCATCGCGACCCTGGCCTCGGTGCGCACGACGGCCCGCGCGCAGGCCGTGGCCGACGCCGTCCGGGTGGCCGTGGGGCGGCAGTTGAGCACCCGGACCTGA
- a CDS encoding purine-cytosine permease family protein, giving the protein METDLPAHAPGTRSSGVEARTIEHIPETERHGKTRNLFTIWFGANIMLLTMASGAIATAVYGLPLWAGILAVVVGNVVGGVVMALHAAQGPQMGIPQMLQTRAQFGSFGSLLVIVIVVLMYTAFFASNLVLGGQALAGLVHLPTTAGVLVIGVVSVVAAIVGYRLLHALGTIMSVLAGAAFVVLVVWWIAVDPLPSSVVTNGSFSWVGFMATVSIAALWQIAYAPYVSDYSRYMPKDTGVRPAFWATYWGCVLGSVFGMVVGAVTGAALPDASIPDALHQTAPGISSLLVAVFAIGLSVSNGANVYCGSLATITIGQTLFDDWRPGPRARSVATLAIFAVALVLALATADDFLVNFSNFMILLMCVLIPWTAVNLVDYYLLRHGDYHLPSLFERDGGVYGRANPVAIACYVVGIVVQLPFLVTAFFTGPVANALGGVDVSWIVGLVVICPLYYVLARGRTARTPNPVHGSTGTIAETHPETTPALD; this is encoded by the coding sequence GTGGAAACAGACCTCCCGGCCCACGCCCCCGGCACCCGTTCCAGCGGCGTCGAGGCCCGCACCATCGAGCACATCCCCGAGACCGAGCGGCACGGCAAGACCCGCAACCTGTTCACCATCTGGTTCGGGGCGAACATCATGCTGCTCACCATGGCCAGCGGGGCCATCGCCACCGCGGTCTACGGGCTGCCCCTGTGGGCCGGGATCCTCGCCGTGGTCGTCGGCAACGTCGTCGGCGGTGTCGTCATGGCCCTGCACGCCGCGCAGGGACCGCAGATGGGCATCCCGCAGATGCTGCAGACCCGCGCGCAGTTCGGCTCCTTCGGCAGCCTGCTCGTCATCGTCATCGTCGTGCTCATGTACACGGCGTTCTTCGCCTCCAACCTCGTCCTGGGCGGGCAGGCGCTGGCCGGGCTGGTGCACCTGCCCACGACGGCCGGCGTCCTCGTCATCGGGGTGGTCAGCGTGGTCGCGGCCATCGTCGGGTACCGCCTGCTGCACGCGCTCGGCACGATCATGTCGGTCCTGGCCGGGGCCGCGTTCGTCGTCCTCGTCGTCTGGTGGATCGCGGTGGACCCGCTGCCGTCCTCGGTGGTGACGAACGGCTCCTTCAGCTGGGTCGGGTTCATGGCCACGGTCTCGATCGCCGCGCTGTGGCAGATCGCCTACGCGCCCTACGTCTCGGACTACTCGCGGTACATGCCCAAGGACACCGGCGTCCGCCCGGCGTTCTGGGCGACCTACTGGGGCTGCGTCCTCGGGTCGGTCTTCGGGATGGTCGTCGGGGCGGTCACGGGGGCGGCCCTGCCGGACGCCAGCATCCCCGACGCGCTGCACCAGACGGCTCCGGGCATCAGCTCCCTGCTCGTCGCGGTCTTCGCGATCGGCCTGAGCGTGTCCAACGGGGCGAACGTCTACTGCGGCAGCCTGGCCACCATCACCATCGGCCAGACGCTGTTCGACGACTGGCGCCCGGGCCCGCGCGCCCGCAGCGTCGCCACCCTGGCGATCTTCGCCGTGGCGCTCGTGCTGGCCCTGGCCACCGCGGACGACTTCCTCGTGAACTTCTCGAACTTCATGATCCTGCTGATGTGCGTCCTCATCCCGTGGACGGCCGTGAACCTCGTCGACTACTACCTGCTGCGCCACGGCGACTACCACCTGCCCTCGCTGTTCGAGCGCGACGGCGGCGTCTACGGCCGCGCGAACCCGGTGGCGATCGCCTGCTACGTCGTCGGGATCGTCGTCCAGCTCCCGTTCCTCGTGACGGCGTTCTTCACCGGGCCGGTCGCGAACGCCCTCGGGGGCGTGGACGTCTCCTGGATCGTGGGTCTGGTGGTGATCTGCCCGCTGTACTACGTCCTGGCTCGCGGTCGCACCGCCCGCACGCCGAACCCCGTCCACGGCAGCACCGGGACCATCGCCGAGACCCACCCTGAGACCACCCCCGCGCTCGACTGA
- a CDS encoding GMC family oxidoreductase, with translation MSVVEPTGAVQQSTFDVLVIGGGTAGSVVAARLSQDPAVSVGLLEWGPSDVDEPRALQIARWAELLETEHDLDYRSVPQERGNSGIRQTRMKLLGGCSSVNTMISWKPLASDLREWVSQGATGWDPETVVPYWDRVQAPVTPVAQAHRNPFVALEVEAAVNALGVPHRPTWNHLPPNEDLTEGAGFFEIGYDPATGVRSSASVSYLHPVLDRTNLHVVLGRRALRLTVEDGRVTGAQTERADGTRETFTGTRQVVLSAGAIDSPRLLMLSGIGPKDVLTDAGVDVVLDLPGVGRNLQDHAEGITIFEIDTDVPDVRATDWDAGVLATVDEGADRPDVVMHLPVTTVADHVTAQGVELPARNVSMASNVAKPRSRGRVWIGSPDPSQPPLIDYRYFTDPEGHDERMLVAGVRLARRIAAAQPLAQHVVREVFPGPDAQTDEEISRRERAVHQTVYHVSGTCRMGPADDPEAVVDPSLRLVGLENLSVVDASVFPTLTAVNPVGTVFVVAERAADLIRERI, from the coding sequence TTGTCCGTCGTGGAGCCCACCGGGGCCGTCCAGCAGTCCACCTTCGACGTCCTGGTGATCGGGGGCGGGACGGCCGGTTCCGTCGTCGCCGCCCGGTTGTCGCAGGACCCCGCGGTGTCGGTGGGACTGCTGGAGTGGGGGCCCAGCGACGTCGACGAACCCCGCGCGCTGCAGATCGCCCGGTGGGCCGAGCTGCTGGAGACCGAGCACGACCTGGACTACCGCTCGGTCCCGCAGGAGCGCGGGAACTCCGGCATCCGGCAGACGCGGATGAAGCTGCTGGGGGGCTGCTCGAGCGTCAACACGATGATCTCGTGGAAACCCCTGGCCTCGGACCTGCGCGAGTGGGTCTCGCAGGGGGCCACCGGCTGGGACCCCGAGACCGTCGTGCCGTACTGGGACCGGGTGCAGGCGCCCGTCACGCCCGTGGCGCAGGCCCACCGGAACCCGTTCGTCGCCCTCGAGGTCGAGGCCGCCGTGAACGCCCTCGGCGTCCCGCACCGGCCGACGTGGAACCACCTGCCGCCCAACGAGGACCTCACCGAGGGCGCGGGGTTCTTCGAGATCGGCTACGACCCGGCGACCGGGGTCCGGTCGTCGGCGTCGGTCTCCTACCTGCACCCGGTGCTGGACCGGACCAACCTGCACGTGGTCCTGGGGCGGCGGGCGCTGCGGCTGACCGTCGAGGACGGGCGGGTCACGGGCGCGCAGACCGAACGCGCCGACGGCACCCGCGAGACGTTCACCGGGACCCGCCAGGTCGTCCTGTCGGCCGGGGCGATCGACTCCCCGCGCCTGCTCATGCTCTCCGGGATCGGCCCGAAGGACGTGCTGACGGACGCGGGGGTCGACGTCGTGCTCGACCTGCCCGGTGTCGGGCGGAACCTGCAGGACCACGCCGAGGGCATCACGATCTTCGAGATCGACACCGACGTCCCCGACGTGCGGGCGACCGACTGGGACGCCGGGGTCCTCGCGACGGTCGACGAGGGGGCCGACCGGCCCGACGTGGTGATGCACCTGCCCGTCACGACCGTCGCCGACCACGTCACCGCGCAGGGCGTGGAGCTGCCGGCCCGCAACGTCTCGATGGCCTCGAACGTGGCGAAACCCCGCAGCCGGGGCCGGGTCTGGATCGGCTCGCCCGACCCGTCGCAACCGCCGCTCATCGACTACCGCTACTTCACCGACCCCGAGGGCCACGACGAGCGGATGCTCGTCGCGGGGGTGCGGCTGGCCCGGCGGATCGCCGCCGCGCAGCCCCTGGCCCAGCACGTCGTCCGCGAGGTGTTCCCGGGACCCGACGCGCAGACCGACGAGGAGATCTCGCGTCGCGAACGTGCTGTGCACCAGACGGTCTACCACGTGTCGGGGACCTGCCGGATGGGTCCGGCGGACGACCCCGAGGCGGTCGTCGACCCGTCGCTGCGCCTGGTGGGCCTGGAGAACCTCAGCGTCGTCGACGCTTCGGTGTTCCCGACGCTCACCGCCGTGAACCCCGTCGGGACGGTGTTCGTCGTCGCCGAGCGCGCCGCCGACCTGATCCGCGAGCGCATCTGA
- a CDS encoding RidA family protein, producing MKHTRIRPFNTKDTYPEQNLDNDLCQAVVANGVVYLRGQIGQDLETRESVGIGDVEAQTEKAMANIAMLLEEAGGSLEDVVKVTVYLVDVRYRETVYRTMGKWLKGVFPVSTGIVVHSLARPEWLVEIDATAVLSTGNR from the coding sequence GTGAAGCACACCCGCATCCGTCCCTTCAACACGAAGGACACCTACCCGGAGCAGAACCTCGACAACGACCTGTGCCAGGCCGTCGTCGCGAACGGGGTCGTCTACCTGCGCGGTCAGATCGGCCAGGACCTCGAGACCCGCGAGTCCGTCGGCATCGGCGACGTCGAGGCGCAGACCGAGAAGGCGATGGCGAACATCGCGATGCTCCTGGAGGAGGCCGGGGGTTCCCTCGAGGACGTCGTCAAGGTGACGGTGTACCTCGTCGACGTCCGCTACCGCGAGACCGTCTACCGCACGATGGGGAAGTGGCTCAAGGGTGTGTTCCCGGTGTCCACCGGCATCGTCGTGCACTCGCTGGCCCGGCCGGAGTGGCTCGTCGAGATCGACGCCACCGCCGTGCTCAGCACGGGAAACCGCTGA
- a CDS encoding flavin-containing monooxygenase: protein MTEREIEVLVVGAGQAGIAMSEHLGARGIPHLVLERDRVAEKWRTGRWDSLVANGPAWHDRFPNLEFDDVDPDGFAGKDRVVRYFEQYVQEIHAPVRTGVEVHRVVRHEGRPGFRVETSEGTVDARYVVAATGAFQTPVVPPLVPEEAGLHQIHSSAYKNPGQLPDGAVLVVGAGSSGVQIADELQRSGRRVFLSVGPHDRPPRRYRGQDFCWWLGVLNKWEMATPPAGAEHVTIAVSGARGGHTVDFRRLAAEGMTLVGRTRAFADGTVTFAADLVDNVAAGDANLVALLDEADAYVERNGLDLPADPGAREVLPDPDSLTNPLSELDLAEAGVTSIVWATGFRSDYSWLPAGAVDEAGRPKHARGVSGEPGVYFLGLPWQSRRGSSFIWGVWHDAAYLAESIAVQRSYLAREPATPVADRARTVLQGVS from the coding sequence ATGACGGAACGGGAGATCGAGGTCCTCGTCGTCGGGGCGGGACAGGCCGGGATCGCGATGAGCGAGCACCTCGGGGCGCGGGGGATCCCGCACCTCGTCCTCGAACGCGACCGGGTCGCCGAGAAGTGGCGCACGGGACGCTGGGACTCCCTGGTGGCCAACGGGCCGGCGTGGCACGACCGGTTCCCGAACCTGGAGTTCGACGACGTCGACCCGGACGGCTTCGCCGGCAAGGACCGGGTCGTGCGGTACTTCGAGCAGTACGTGCAGGAGATCCACGCCCCGGTCCGCACCGGGGTCGAGGTCCACCGCGTCGTCCGGCACGAGGGCCGCCCGGGGTTCCGGGTCGAGACCTCCGAGGGCACCGTCGACGCCCGCTACGTCGTGGCCGCCACGGGGGCCTTCCAGACCCCCGTCGTCCCGCCGCTGGTCCCCGAGGAGGCGGGGCTGCACCAGATCCACTCCAGCGCGTACAAGAACCCCGGGCAGCTGCCCGACGGCGCCGTGCTCGTCGTGGGCGCCGGCTCCTCCGGCGTGCAGATCGCCGACGAGCTGCAGCGCTCGGGCCGTCGGGTGTTCCTGTCGGTCGGTCCGCACGACCGCCCGCCGCGCCGCTACCGGGGCCAGGACTTCTGCTGGTGGCTCGGTGTCCTGAACAAGTGGGAGATGGCGACGCCGCCGGCCGGGGCCGAGCACGTCACCATCGCCGTCAGCGGCGCGCGCGGTGGGCACACCGTCGACTTCCGCCGGCTCGCCGCCGAGGGGATGACGCTCGTCGGCCGCACCCGGGCGTTCGCCGACGGCACGGTGACGTTCGCCGCCGACCTGGTGGACAACGTCGCCGCGGGCGACGCCAACCTCGTCGCCCTGCTCGACGAGGCCGACGCGTACGTCGAGCGCAACGGCCTGGACCTGCCCGCCGACCCCGGGGCGCGCGAGGTCCTGCCCGACCCCGACAGCCTCACGAACCCCCTCTCCGAGCTGGACCTCGCCGAGGCCGGCGTCACCTCGATCGTCTGGGCGACCGGTTTCCGGTCCGACTACTCGTGGCTGCCCGCCGGGGCCGTGGACGAGGCGGGCCGCCCGAAGCACGCGCGGGGGGTCTCGGGCGAACCGGGCGTCTACTTCCTGGGCCTGCCCTGGCAGTCGCGCCGCGGCTCCAGCTTCATCTGGGGCGTGTGGCACGACGCGGCGTACCTCGCCGAGAGCATCGCCGTCCAGCGCAGCTACCTGGCGCGCGAACCCGCGACCCCGGTCGCCGACCGGGCGCGGACCGTCCTGCAGGGGGTGTCCTGA